Proteins encoded together in one Acidobacteriota bacterium window:
- a CDS encoding geranylgeranyl reductase family protein: MAKSPDVIVVGAGPAGSTAARTLALGGARVLIVDRATFPRYKPCGGGLTWRVLARFPYLECVLPRIETHAVTRLYMEGPGGQAVTVEGGRPTVLMVRRTEFDHLLLQLAQEAGAELIEGAEISRVEYRGGMVHLETREARSFEAPLVVAADGVHSVVARRLGFNRGWPSSSVALDMMEETPADQLRATDGTTLWVSFAPDAAHGYGYIFPKTNWVNVGVGYLLSSFKADVSRPPYQVHESFVAKAKSRGLLIGASDRARFTPYQIPIGGPLPVTARRGVYLAGDAGGFVNGFSAEGMFFAMVTGDLAGRAILAGPSPRRYRRYWRREIGTELRDSRLLSRYLFADLSRVDRLVRAVRVIPDVNRLLVSYAVGELSYQEARRQFLIRFPRVGMRLAANFLLGLAR, translated from the coding sequence CGACGGCCGCCCGCACCCTTGCGCTTGGCGGAGCGCGCGTCCTGATCGTCGACCGGGCCACGTTTCCGCGCTACAAGCCGTGCGGCGGGGGCCTGACCTGGCGAGTGCTTGCCAGATTCCCGTATCTGGAATGCGTCCTCCCGCGCATTGAGACCCACGCCGTCACGCGGCTCTACATGGAGGGACCGGGCGGACAGGCCGTCACCGTCGAAGGCGGCCGCCCGACCGTCCTGATGGTTCGCCGCACTGAGTTCGATCACCTGCTGCTGCAGTTGGCTCAGGAGGCGGGTGCCGAGTTGATTGAAGGTGCCGAGATCTCCCGGGTGGAGTATCGGGGCGGGATGGTCCACCTCGAAACGCGCGAGGCCCGCTCGTTCGAGGCCCCGCTCGTGGTGGCCGCCGATGGCGTCCACAGTGTGGTGGCGAGGCGCCTGGGGTTCAACCGGGGATGGCCTTCGTCGAGCGTGGCGCTCGACATGATGGAGGAGACGCCGGCCGACCAGTTGCGCGCGACCGACGGAACAACGCTGTGGGTATCGTTTGCGCCTGATGCCGCTCACGGGTACGGCTACATCTTCCCGAAGACGAACTGGGTCAATGTGGGCGTGGGCTACCTGCTGTCGTCATTCAAGGCCGATGTGTCCCGGCCGCCGTACCAGGTGCACGAATCGTTCGTGGCGAAGGCGAAGAGCCGCGGCTTGCTGATTGGCGCGTCCGATCGGGCGCGGTTTACACCGTACCAGATTCCAATCGGGGGACCGTTGCCGGTGACCGCGCGGCGGGGCGTCTATCTGGCGGGCGACGCCGGCGGCTTCGTCAACGGGTTTTCCGCCGAGGGCATGTTCTTTGCGATGGTAACTGGTGATCTCGCCGGCCGCGCGATTCTCGCCGGCCCGTCGCCTCGCCGGTACCGCCGGTACTGGCGCCGGGAGATTGGCACGGAACTGCGCGATTCGCGCCTTCTCAGCCGGTACCTCTTCGCGGATCTATCGCGCGTCGATCGGCTCGTGCGAGCCGTGCGCGTCATTCCGGACGTCAACCGGCTGCTGGTGTCCTACGCGGTCGGCGAACTGAGCTACCAGGAAGCACGACGCCAGTTCCTGATCCGCTTCCCTCGCGTCGGCATGCGGCTCGCGGCGAACTTTCTGCTGGGCCTGGCGCGGTAG